From Pelomonas sp. SE-A7, a single genomic window includes:
- a CDS encoding MFS transporter, translating into MNSTPANRSPWSWIPTLYFGQGIPYVVVMTLSVIMYKNLEVSNTDIALYTSWLYLPWVIKPLWSPLIELFGTKRLWVVVLQFFVGAALAMVALTLPGPDFFRWSLAVFWLMAFASASHDIAADGFYLLALPTHSQAAFVGVRSTFYRLANIAGQGALVYLAGELQERTGSMKTAWSVVFFVLCGLFIAMAVYHRFMLPRPETDKPVPGGGDTLREFGRVFARFFAKPGIVVILGFLLLYRFPEAQLLKLATPFLLDKPELGGLGLSTKQVGIAYGTVGLIALTLGGLLGGWVISRIGLKRALWPLILLMHVPNVVFLLLAMAQPHSLWIVSSALAVEQFGYGLGFTAYLMYMILVAEGEHKTAHYAICTGFMALGMMLPGMWSGALQAWLGYHWFFVWVLVATIPSFAMAALIKIPEGFGKKAEA; encoded by the coding sequence ATGAACTCCACCCCCGCGAACCGCAGCCCCTGGTCCTGGATCCCGACGCTGTATTTCGGCCAAGGCATCCCCTACGTCGTCGTGATGACCCTGTCGGTCATCATGTACAAGAATCTCGAGGTGTCGAACACCGACATCGCGCTGTACACCAGCTGGCTCTACCTGCCCTGGGTGATCAAGCCGCTGTGGTCGCCGCTGATCGAGCTGTTCGGCACCAAGCGGCTGTGGGTGGTGGTGCTGCAGTTCTTCGTCGGCGCGGCCCTGGCCATGGTGGCGCTGACCTTGCCCGGCCCCGACTTCTTCCGCTGGAGCCTGGCGGTGTTCTGGCTGATGGCCTTTGCCTCGGCCTCGCACGACATCGCGGCCGACGGCTTCTACCTGCTGGCCCTGCCCACGCACAGCCAGGCCGCCTTCGTCGGCGTGCGTTCCACCTTCTACCGGCTGGCCAATATCGCCGGCCAGGGCGCCCTGGTCTACCTGGCCGGCGAGCTGCAGGAGCGCACCGGCAGCATGAAGACCGCCTGGAGCGTCGTGTTCTTCGTGCTCTGCGGCCTGTTCATCGCGATGGCGGTCTACCACCGCTTCATGCTGCCGCGGCCCGAGACCGACAAGCCGGTGCCCGGCGGCGGCGACACGCTGCGCGAATTCGGCCGCGTGTTCGCCCGCTTCTTCGCCAAGCCCGGCATTGTCGTGATCCTGGGCTTTTTGCTGCTCTACCGCTTTCCCGAGGCCCAGCTCTTGAAGCTGGCCACGCCATTCCTGCTGGACAAGCCCGAGCTGGGCGGCCTGGGCCTGTCCACCAAGCAGGTCGGCATCGCCTACGGCACCGTGGGCCTGATCGCCCTGACCCTTGGCGGGCTGCTGGGCGGCTGGGTGATCTCGCGCATAGGCCTCAAGCGCGCGCTGTGGCCGCTGATCCTGCTGATGCATGTGCCCAATGTGGTGTTCCTGCTGCTGGCCATGGCCCAGCCGCACAGCCTTTGGATCGTCAGCTCGGCTCTGGCCGTGGAGCAATTTGGTTATGGCCTCGGCTTCACGGCCTACCTGATGTACATGATTCTGGTGGCAGAGGGCGAGCACAAGACCGCGCATTACGCGATCTGCACCGGCTTCATGGCCCTGGGCATGATGCTGCCCGGCATGTGGAGCGGCGCGCTGCAGGCCTGGCTGGGCTACCACTGGTTCTTCGTCTGGGTGCTGGTGGCGACGATTCCCTCGTTTGCGATGGCGGCCCTGATCAAGATTCCGGAAGGCTTCGGCAAGAAGGCTGAGGCATGA
- a CDS encoding transposase, protein MRSTLRREYTPAFKRHAMEQARRRSVYAAARELGLAEQTLRNWVNKMRTEDSPVAASTMPA, encoded by the coding sequence ATGCGCAGCACGCTACGCCGCGAGTACACGCCAGCCTTCAAGCGCCATGCGATGGAGCAGGCGCGCAGGCGCAGCGTCTATGCCGCCGCCCGCGAGCTGGGCCTGGCGGAGCAGACGCTGCGCAACTGGGTCAACAAGATGCGGACCGAGGACAGCCCGGTCGCCGCCTCCACAATGCCCGCATGA
- a CDS encoding N-acetylmuramic acid 6-phosphate etherase, which produces MLKTETPSSAHPDLDLYELPQLVSVFIEDQIEAVNAVRRAGPQLAAAVAAALPRIQAGGRLLYAGAGTSGRLGVLDSVELYPTFSWPRERAVAVIAGGRDAMFVAIEGAEDDEVQGAADIAGLQPGPNDVLLALAASGGTPYVLGAIRAARAAGALAIGFANNAEAPVTQAAELGITLDTGPEVISGSTRLKAGSAQKMALNTFSSSLMVKLNKVYGNLMVDLKATNAKLLRRAVALTMRATGADEARAREVLAQCDHHVKVALVAIRKNLSVEQARELLASAQGSVRRALSD; this is translated from the coding sequence ATGCTGAAGACCGAAACCCCCAGCAGCGCCCATCCGGACCTGGACCTGTACGAGCTGCCCCAGCTGGTCAGCGTATTCATCGAGGACCAGATTGAGGCCGTCAACGCGGTGCGCCGCGCGGGTCCCCAACTGGCCGCGGCGGTGGCAGCGGCCTTGCCGCGCATCCAGGCCGGCGGCCGTTTGCTCTATGCCGGTGCCGGCACCTCGGGTCGCCTCGGCGTGCTGGACAGCGTGGAGCTCTACCCCACCTTCTCCTGGCCGCGCGAGCGCGCCGTGGCGGTGATCGCCGGTGGCCGTGACGCCATGTTCGTCGCTATCGAAGGCGCCGAGGACGACGAGGTCCAGGGCGCTGCCGACATCGCCGGCCTGCAGCCCGGTCCTAACGATGTGCTGCTGGCCCTGGCGGCCTCGGGCGGCACGCCCTATGTGCTGGGCGCGATCCGCGCAGCCCGTGCGGCCGGCGCGCTGGCGATTGGCTTTGCCAACAATGCCGAGGCCCCGGTCACCCAGGCCGCCGAGCTCGGCATTACGCTGGACACCGGCCCCGAGGTGATCTCCGGCTCGACCCGGCTCAAGGCCGGCAGCGCCCAGAAGATGGCGCTGAACACCTTCTCCAGCAGCCTGATGGTCAAGCTGAACAAGGTCTACGGCAACCTGATGGTCGACCTCAAGGCCACCAATGCCAAGCTCTTGCGCCGGGCCGTGGCCCTGACAATGCGGGCCACCGGTGCCGACGAGGCCCGGGCCCGCGAGGTGCTGGCCCAATGCGACCACCATGTGAAGGTGGCCCTGGTGGCGATACGCAAGAACCTGTCGGTCGAGCAGGCGCGCGAGCTGCTGGCCTCGGCCCAGGGCAGCGTGCGCCGCGCGCTGAGCGACTGA
- a CDS encoding DUF692 domain-containing protein, translating to MLISPNSFGLGLRVEHYQALAEPGLAHKPDWLEIISENYLVPGGKPLRHLENLRRDYPLVMHGVSLSIGSSDPLDLAYLDQLKALADRVEPGWVSDHLCWTGVDHRNLHDLLPLPLNRAMLEHLLPRIDQVQQHLGRRLVLENVSSYLQFADDELGEADFIAELARRSGCGLLLDVNNVYVSSRNHHFDPRAYIDRIPAEAVVQIHLAGHEDQGDLVIDTHDHPICEAVWQLYEYTLRRIGPRPSMIERDDHIPPLAELLMELEEARRLAAELQLEPAT from the coding sequence ATGCTTATCTCACCCAATAGCTTTGGGCTTGGGCTCCGCGTCGAGCACTACCAAGCTCTCGCAGAACCCGGCCTGGCTCACAAGCCCGACTGGCTGGAAATCATTTCCGAGAACTACCTGGTGCCCGGCGGCAAGCCGCTGCGGCATCTCGAAAACCTGCGGCGCGACTACCCCCTGGTGATGCACGGGGTCTCGCTGTCCATAGGCAGCTCCGACCCGCTGGACCTGGCCTACCTGGACCAGCTCAAGGCCCTGGCGGACCGCGTCGAGCCGGGCTGGGTCTCCGACCACCTGTGCTGGACCGGCGTCGACCACCGCAACCTGCATGACCTGCTGCCCCTGCCCCTGAACCGGGCGATGCTGGAGCATCTGCTGCCGCGCATAGACCAGGTCCAGCAGCACCTGGGCCGGCGCCTGGTGCTGGAGAACGTGTCCTCCTACCTGCAGTTCGCCGACGACGAACTGGGCGAGGCCGACTTCATCGCCGAGCTGGCCCGCCGAAGCGGCTGTGGCCTGCTGCTGGACGTGAACAACGTCTATGTGTCCAGCCGCAACCATCACTTCGATCCACGGGCCTACATAGACCGCATCCCGGCCGAAGCCGTCGTGCAGATCCACCTGGCCGGCCACGAGGACCAGGGCGATCTGGTGATCGATACCCATGACCATCCGATCTGCGAAGCGGTCTGGCAGCTCTACGAGTACACGCTGCGCCGCATAGGCCCGCGGCCGAGCATGATCGAGCGCGACGACCACATCCCGCCGCTGGCCGAGCTGCTGATGGAGTTGGAAGAGGCCCGCCGGCTCGCCGCCGAGCTGCAGTTGGAGCCCGCCACATGA
- a CDS encoding DNA-binding domain-containing protein: MNFSAQQQALQAAICSGAEVEGLLRPGSRLDVYANAYRARLTEALRDNHEVLYRAMGDQAFDTLAQAYVDAHPSPYRSIRWFGDQLAGFMAGAYVEQLPHASLVDLARMDWALRGAFDAADSTPLQAADLAGLAAEQWPALRLSLQPGSQLLLLDWVIEPAWTALREAESEQDLPELDEPVEGRHSLLVWRLGLETRWRTVEPLEAELLLALQQGACFAELCEAAAAREADDPAAAVIAALQQWLADELLASGVVLAEA, from the coding sequence ATGAACTTTTCCGCGCAGCAGCAAGCGCTGCAGGCCGCCATCTGCAGCGGCGCCGAGGTCGAAGGCCTGTTGCGCCCCGGCTCAAGGCTGGACGTCTATGCCAACGCCTACCGGGCCCGGCTCACCGAGGCGCTGCGCGACAACCACGAGGTGCTCTACCGCGCCATGGGCGACCAAGCCTTCGACACCTTGGCGCAGGCCTATGTCGATGCCCATCCCTCGCCCTACCGCTCGATACGCTGGTTCGGCGACCAGTTGGCCGGCTTCATGGCCGGCGCCTACGTCGAACAACTACCTCATGCTTCGCTGGTCGACCTGGCCCGCATGGACTGGGCCCTGCGCGGCGCCTTCGACGCGGCCGACAGCACGCCGCTGCAGGCCGCCGATCTGGCCGGCCTGGCCGCCGAGCAATGGCCGGCCTTGCGCCTGAGCCTGCAGCCCGGCAGCCAGCTGTTGCTGCTCGACTGGGTGATAGAGCCGGCCTGGACCGCGCTGCGCGAAGCCGAGTCCGAGCAGGACCTGCCCGAGCTGGACGAGCCGGTCGAGGGTCGGCATTCACTGCTGGTCTGGCGCCTCGGCTTGGAAACCCGCTGGCGCACCGTGGAGCCGCTGGAAGCCGAACTGCTGTTGGCGCTGCAACAAGGCGCCTGCTTCGCCGAGCTGTGCGAAGCCGCGGCGGCCCGCGAGGCCGACGACCCGGCGGCGGCCGTGATCGCCGCCCTTCAGCAATGGCTCGCCGACGAGCTGCTGGCAAGCGGAGTCGTCCTGGCCGAGGCATGA
- a CDS encoding peroxiredoxin has protein sequence MPKPVKTAFAALTLVAAGLAQAALPVGAPAPDFSTEAALGGQPFKFSLSDTLKKKGPVVLYFYPKAFTKGCTIEAHLFAEASEKFEAMGATVVGISNDSIDTLKKFSVEECRNKFAVAADAGAKVTKDYDAKLPVVDMSARISYLIDTQGRIAAVHADMKPEGHIETMLKAAEQLKATGKR, from the coding sequence ATGCCGAAGCCCGTGAAGACCGCTTTCGCCGCCCTCACCCTCGTCGCCGCCGGCCTGGCCCAGGCGGCGCTGCCGGTCGGGGCGCCGGCGCCTGACTTCAGCACCGAGGCGGCGCTGGGCGGCCAGCCCTTCAAGTTCAGCCTGAGCGACACGCTGAAGAAGAAGGGCCCGGTGGTGCTGTACTTCTATCCCAAGGCCTTCACCAAGGGCTGCACCATCGAGGCCCATCTGTTCGCAGAAGCCAGCGAGAAGTTCGAGGCCATGGGCGCCACCGTGGTCGGCATCTCCAACGACTCGATAGACACGCTGAAGAAGTTCTCGGTCGAGGAATGCCGCAACAAGTTCGCCGTGGCGGCCGACGCCGGCGCCAAGGTCACCAAGGACTACGACGCCAAGCTGCCGGTGGTCGACATGTCGGCCCGCATCTCCTACCTGATCGACACCCAGGGCCGCATCGCCGCCGTCCATGCCGACATGAAGCCCGAAGGCCATATCGAAACCATGCTGAAGGCGGCCGAGCAGCTCAAGGCCACCGGCAAGCGCTGA
- a CDS encoding HAMP domain-containing sensor histidine kinase, with protein MLQLEFDQLLSEFDDSLDAVDTRRSHALAERLRGRAPDAAGRMRMALREMVLAVFTDQQPPSQEQANALLEQARRLGDTRALADALVAYGRVVSRLRMVTQALDALSQAEALYAELGDARSVVMAQVRASHCLYEGEMFDELLQRFEPLLGDPQRQVSLPPAMRHGLLNNVGAAYSFLDRYEDSERVARQLYLEACERPDYLPPSVLLRDTVNLANQLLWLGRLDEVEPLLDEAGRIVASGEVLERHQIFYFQNLALLAWKRGRHAEALEQFDQAKLLADRFPSMPILARILLRKAECAEEAGLLDLALQTRKAQVRLMQERVGHQARSFGKTLEQVMDYARAQGQNEYLRRQGSQLERELAEARDALELKVQERTRELEHATRMLLEREKQAALSHLVAGVAHELNTPLGNAILATSTLEAVAQQHRRAYEGERLSRRMVDEFHANLDDGLRLTQRSLERAAELVRSFKALALEQASAELVDFQVGDVVRNTLAVMEPGLRKAAVEAEPGAVSEQLLHGNPGALGQVLAQLIDNALVHGFEGWPGLRRLRLEGERDADHYLLRVADSGRGIASAHRARVFDPFFTTRLGQGSSGLGLHLVYRLVTQRLGGEIHLLESPGGGALFELRLPLR; from the coding sequence ATGCTGCAGCTGGAATTCGATCAACTGCTGTCGGAGTTCGACGACAGCCTGGATGCCGTCGATACGCGGCGCAGCCATGCGCTGGCCGAACGGCTGCGCGGCCGGGCCCCGGATGCTGCCGGCCGGATGCGCATGGCGCTGCGCGAGATGGTGCTGGCCGTGTTCACCGACCAGCAGCCCCCCAGCCAGGAGCAGGCCAATGCGCTGCTGGAGCAGGCGCGCAGGCTGGGCGATACGCGGGCGCTGGCCGATGCCCTGGTGGCCTATGGCCGCGTGGTCAGCCGCCTGCGCATGGTGACCCAGGCCCTGGATGCGCTGTCGCAGGCCGAGGCCCTGTACGCGGAGCTGGGCGACGCGCGCTCGGTCGTCATGGCCCAGGTGCGGGCCAGCCATTGCCTGTACGAAGGCGAGATGTTCGACGAGCTGCTGCAGCGCTTCGAGCCGCTGCTCGGCGACCCGCAGCGCCAGGTCAGCCTGCCGCCGGCCATGCGCCATGGCCTGCTCAACAACGTGGGCGCGGCCTATTCCTTCCTGGACCGCTACGAAGACTCCGAGCGCGTCGCCCGTCAGCTCTACCTGGAGGCCTGCGAGCGCCCGGACTATCTGCCGCCCAGCGTGCTGCTGCGCGACACGGTCAACCTGGCCAACCAGCTGCTCTGGCTGGGCCGTCTGGACGAGGTGGAGCCCCTGCTGGACGAGGCCGGGCGAATCGTCGCCAGCGGCGAAGTACTGGAGCGGCACCAGATCTTCTACTTCCAGAACCTGGCCCTGTTGGCCTGGAAGCGTGGGCGGCATGCCGAAGCCCTGGAGCAGTTCGACCAGGCCAAGCTCCTGGCCGACCGGTTTCCTTCCATGCCCATCCTGGCCCGCATCCTGCTGCGCAAGGCCGAATGCGCCGAGGAGGCCGGCCTGCTGGACCTGGCGCTGCAGACCCGCAAGGCCCAGGTGCGCCTGATGCAGGAGCGGGTGGGTCACCAGGCCCGCTCGTTCGGCAAGACCCTGGAGCAGGTGATGGACTATGCGCGGGCCCAGGGCCAGAACGAATACCTGCGGCGGCAGGGCAGCCAGCTGGAGCGCGAGCTGGCCGAGGCACGCGATGCGCTGGAGCTCAAGGTGCAGGAGCGCACCCGCGAGCTGGAACATGCGACCCGGATGCTGCTGGAGCGCGAGAAGCAGGCGGCGCTGAGCCATCTGGTGGCCGGCGTCGCGCATGAGCTGAACACGCCGCTGGGCAATGCCATCCTGGCCACCTCGACGCTGGAGGCCGTGGCCCAGCAGCACCGGCGCGCCTACGAGGGCGAGCGCCTGAGCCGGCGCATGGTCGATGAATTCCATGCCAATCTGGACGACGGCCTGCGCCTTACCCAGCGCAGCCTGGAGCGCGCGGCCGAGCTGGTGCGCAGCTTCAAGGCCCTGGCGCTGGAGCAGGCGAGCGCCGAGCTGGTCGACTTCCAGGTCGGCGACGTGGTGCGCAATACGTTGGCCGTGATGGAGCCGGGCCTGCGCAAGGCGGCGGTCGAGGCCGAGCCGGGCGCGGTGTCGGAGCAGCTGCTGCATGGCAATCCCGGCGCCCTCGGCCAGGTGCTGGCCCAGCTGATAGACAACGCCCTGGTCCATGGCTTCGAGGGCTGGCCCGGGCTTCGGCGACTGCGCCTCGAAGGCGAGCGGGATGCAGACCACTACCTGCTTCGTGTAGCGGACAGCGGCCGCGGCATCGCATCCGCCCACCGGGCCCGCGTCTTCGACCCCTTCTTCACCACCCGGCTGGGCCAGGGCTCCTCGGGCCTGGGCCTGCACCTGGTCTATCGCCTGGTGACCCAGCGCCTGGGTGGCGAGATCCACCTGCTTGAATCGCCGGGCGGCGGCGCGCTGTTCGAGTTGCGGTTGCCGCTGCGCTGA
- a CDS encoding GntR family transcriptional regulator, translated as MTEQIEWRARVRLVDEVAQVLRQRIYMGQYAPGEMLRQVQLAADLKVSRTPLREALRMLQSEGLVEADSVRGVCVARADHRRLLDAYAMREMLDALAARQAAERGSNRAGELLEPLLQRQEAALSPWSASDYAQSNVDFHAAIVVLADNEFLDSQMALVRKTSQVFAPAVLITKDRARPAIAEHRAIAEAIAAGDADAAEREARLHIRATLGCLKQAARYQQDPPLSLPPRRR; from the coding sequence GTGACAGAACAGATCGAATGGCGGGCGCGCGTGCGACTTGTCGATGAAGTAGCGCAGGTGCTGCGCCAGCGGATTTACATGGGCCAATACGCTCCGGGCGAGATGCTGCGGCAGGTGCAGTTGGCGGCCGACCTCAAGGTCAGCCGCACGCCGCTGCGCGAGGCCTTGCGCATGCTGCAGTCCGAAGGCCTGGTCGAGGCCGACAGCGTGCGCGGCGTCTGCGTCGCCCGGGCCGACCACCGCCGCCTGCTCGACGCCTACGCGATGCGCGAGATGCTGGACGCCCTGGCCGCCCGCCAGGCCGCCGAGCGCGGCAGCAATCGGGCCGGCGAGCTGCTGGAGCCGCTGCTGCAGCGCCAGGAGGCGGCGCTGTCGCCCTGGTCGGCCAGCGACTATGCGCAGAGCAATGTGGACTTCCACGCCGCCATCGTGGTGCTGGCCGACAACGAGTTCCTCGACTCGCAGATGGCCCTGGTGCGCAAGACCTCGCAGGTGTTCGCGCCGGCCGTGCTGATCACCAAGGACCGGGCCCGGCCCGCCATCGCCGAGCACCGCGCCATTGCCGAGGCCATCGCGGCCGGCGACGCCGACGCGGCCGAGCGCGAGGCCAGGTTGCATATCCGCGCCACGCTGGGCTGCCTCAAGCAGGCGGCGCGCTACCAGCAAGACCCGCCCCTCAGCCTGCCGCCGCGAAGGCGCTGA
- a CDS encoding ABC transporter permease codes for MSLALLRRTLWLLATLGAASLLIFALLDLLPGNAAQVLLGPDAAPEAVQALSRQLGLDRSAPERYLAWIAGLLRGELGDSASYGAPAWPLIVERLQLTLPLALLAFSFALVIALSAGVYAASRHGRFGDFGVMALSQLGIAVPGFWLAILLMLLFSVKLQWLPAGGFPGWRAEQGGGLWPALQALLLPAIALGLVQGAILARVTRSSLVELLREDFVRNARAQGLSRRALLWGPVLRNALLPVLTLAGLQFANLLAGAIVVENVFTLPGLGRLIFQAIANRDLILVRNAVMLAVALVLAINFVVDLLYLGLDPRLRRGGPR; via the coding sequence GTGAGCCTGGCCCTGCTGCGTCGAACCCTGTGGCTGCTGGCCACGCTAGGCGCCGCATCGCTCTTGATCTTTGCGCTGCTGGACCTGCTGCCCGGCAATGCCGCGCAGGTGCTGCTGGGGCCGGACGCAGCGCCCGAGGCGGTGCAGGCGCTGAGCCGGCAGCTGGGCCTGGACCGCAGCGCTCCAGAGCGCTACCTGGCCTGGATCGCCGGCCTGCTGCGCGGTGAGCTGGGCGACAGCGCCAGCTACGGCGCACCGGCCTGGCCGCTGATCGTCGAGCGGCTGCAACTGACCCTGCCGCTGGCCCTGCTGGCCTTCTCATTCGCCCTCGTGATCGCGCTGTCAGCCGGGGTCTATGCGGCCAGCCGCCATGGCCGCTTCGGCGACTTCGGCGTGATGGCGCTGAGCCAGCTCGGCATCGCCGTGCCCGGCTTCTGGCTGGCCATCCTGTTGATGCTGCTGTTCTCGGTGAAGCTTCAATGGCTGCCGGCCGGCGGCTTTCCGGGTTGGCGCGCCGAACAGGGGGGCGGACTGTGGCCGGCGCTGCAGGCCCTGCTGCTGCCGGCCATCGCCCTGGGCCTGGTACAGGGCGCCATCCTGGCCCGCGTGACCCGCTCCAGCCTGGTGGAACTGCTGCGCGAGGACTTCGTTCGCAATGCCCGCGCCCAGGGCCTGTCGCGCCGCGCCCTGCTGTGGGGTCCGGTCTTGCGCAATGCGCTGCTGCCGGTGCTGACCCTGGCCGGCCTGCAGTTCGCCAACCTGCTGGCCGGCGCCATCGTGGTCGAGAACGTGTTCACCCTGCCCGGCCTTGGCCGGCTGATCTTTCAGGCCATCGCCAACCGCGACCTGATCCTGGTCCGCAATGCGGTGATGCTGGCCGTGGCCCTGGTGCTGGCGATCAACTTCGTCGTCGACCTGCTCTACCTGGGTCTGGATCCGCGGCTGCGCCGGGGTGGCCCGCGATGA
- a CDS encoding ABC transporter permease, with product MSARNPLGLRVGATVSLLVGLLAALSWLWTPWPLQDVDMDARLLPISSAHWLGTDALGRDVLSLLMAGSRNALLVGVVAVGIGLSGGTLLGLWAAARRGWVEQLILRAADIGFAFPALISALIFTAVWGPGIGNAIAAIGLHAVPTFARVARGAALAVWSRDYVLAARACGKGRWRITWDHVLPNIAAPLIVQATIQFALAVLAEAALSYLGLGTQPPEPSWGRMLAEAQSWMFQAPQLALWPGLAIVITVLGLNLLGDGLRDRLDPRLERGR from the coding sequence ATGAGCGCCCGCAACCCGCTGGGCCTGCGCGTGGGCGCCACGGTCAGTCTGCTCGTGGGGCTGCTGGCCGCGCTGTCGTGGCTGTGGACGCCCTGGCCGCTGCAAGACGTGGACATGGACGCCCGCCTGTTGCCCATCAGCAGCGCGCATTGGCTGGGCACGGACGCACTGGGCCGCGACGTGTTGAGCCTCCTGATGGCGGGCAGCCGCAATGCCTTGCTGGTCGGCGTGGTCGCGGTGGGCATAGGCCTGAGCGGCGGCACGCTGCTGGGGCTCTGGGCCGCAGCGCGGCGCGGCTGGGTCGAGCAGCTGATCCTGCGCGCCGCCGACATAGGCTTCGCCTTCCCGGCCCTGATCTCGGCCCTGATCTTCACCGCCGTCTGGGGGCCCGGCATAGGCAATGCCATCGCCGCCATCGGCCTGCATGCGGTGCCGACCTTCGCCCGCGTCGCGCGCGGCGCGGCCCTGGCGGTCTGGTCGCGCGATTACGTGCTGGCGGCCCGGGCCTGCGGCAAGGGCCGCTGGCGCATCACCTGGGACCATGTGCTGCCCAATATCGCGGCGCCGCTGATCGTGCAGGCCACGATCCAGTTCGCGCTGGCCGTGCTGGCCGAGGCGGCCCTGTCCTACCTGGGCCTGGGCACGCAGCCGCCCGAGCCGTCCTGGGGCCGCATGCTGGCCGAGGCCCAGAGCTGGATGTTCCAGGCGCCGCAGCTGGCGCTGTGGCCGGGCCTGGCCATCGTCATCACCGTGCTGGGCCTGAACCTGCTGGGCGATGGCCTGCGCGACCGGCTGGACCCGAGGCTGGAGCGCGGCCGATGA
- a CDS encoding ABC transporter ATP-binding protein: MSLLEVEALKVRLANGHEVLRGLDFELRAGETLALIGESGSGKSMTALALMGLLPEGSRALGRIEFDGQPLLGLQEGSWRKLRGRRIALVPQEPLSALNPLQRALDQVMLPLRAHRLHEGAEARARELLARVGLAESRWRAWPHELSGGQRQRVLIAQALAARPALLIADEPTSALDGASQRQVLELLAELGREQGLALLLISHDLGLVARRAQRLLVMYGGRLMEQGPAVELLTQPAHPYTAALLAARPGLLSRGQVLPAIPGSVPAAGHWPAGCPFAGRCPQGDERCAAEAPPVVATDERSTSCWRRIG; this comes from the coding sequence ATGAGCCTTCTAGAGGTCGAAGCATTGAAGGTCCGCCTGGCCAACGGCCACGAAGTGCTGCGCGGCCTGGACTTCGAGCTGCGCGCCGGCGAGACCCTGGCCCTGATAGGCGAATCGGGCAGCGGCAAGAGCATGACCGCCCTGGCCCTGATGGGCCTGCTGCCCGAGGGCTCGCGGGCCCTGGGCCGCATCGAGTTCGACGGCCAGCCGCTGCTGGGCCTGCAGGAGGGCAGCTGGCGCAAGCTGCGCGGACGCCGCATCGCCCTGGTGCCGCAGGAGCCGCTGTCGGCCCTGAACCCGCTGCAGCGCGCGCTGGACCAGGTGATGCTGCCGCTGCGCGCCCATCGCCTGCACGAGGGCGCCGAGGCGCGGGCCCGCGAGCTGCTGGCCCGCGTGGGCCTGGCCGAGTCGCGCTGGCGCGCCTGGCCGCATGAGCTGTCCGGCGGCCAGCGCCAGCGGGTGCTGATCGCCCAGGCCCTGGCCGCGCGGCCCGCCCTCTTGATCGCCGACGAGCCGACCTCGGCCCTGGACGGCGCCTCGCAGCGCCAGGTGCTGGAGCTGCTGGCCGAGCTGGGCCGCGAGCAAGGCCTGGCCCTGCTGCTGATCTCGCATGATCTGGGCCTGGTGGCACGGCGCGCCCAGCGCCTGCTGGTGATGTACGGCGGCCGATTGATGGAACAGGGGCCGGCCGTGGAGCTGCTGACCCAGCCGGCCCATCCCTATACCGCGGCCCTGCTGGCGGCGCGGCCCGGCCTGCTCAGCCGGGGCCAGGTCTTGCCGGCGATCCCGGGCAGCGTGCCGGCGGCCGGACACTGGCCGGCCGGCTGTCCGTTCGCGGGCCGTTGCCCCCAGGGCGACGAGCGCTGCGCGGCCGAGGCACCGCCGGTCGTCGCCACCGATGAGCGCAGTACGAGCTGCTGGAGGCGGATCGGATGA
- a CDS encoding dipeptide/oligopeptide/nickel ABC transporter ATP-binding protein, whose translation MSAPLLKLTDLRRHYRLPRTSLLRPGASLSVLDGVSLELQAGGSLGLVGASGSGKSTLARLVMALERPDNGTVELQGRDLNRLSPRELLEARRDLAIVFQDPAGALDPRMTVERSVAEPLELLERMPRPMRRERVLEMLEAVGLSAADLGKYPHQFSGGQRQRIAIARALVTRPRLIVADEPVSALDMSVQAQVLNLLQDLRQRFGMALLLISHDLAVVAQLCEQLAVLQAGRIVEQGPLEELLVAPQQAYTRELLTGL comes from the coding sequence ATGAGCGCGCCGCTGCTCAAGCTCACCGACCTGCGCCGCCATTACCGGCTGCCTCGCACTTCGCTGCTGCGGCCGGGCGCAAGCCTGAGCGTGCTGGACGGCGTCAGCCTGGAGCTGCAGGCCGGCGGCTCGCTGGGCCTGGTCGGCGCCTCGGGTTCGGGCAAGAGCACACTGGCCCGCCTGGTGATGGCGCTGGAGCGGCCCGACAACGGCACGGTGGAACTGCAGGGCCGCGACCTCAATCGACTGAGCCCGCGCGAGCTGCTGGAGGCCCGACGCGACCTGGCCATCGTGTTCCAGGACCCGGCCGGCGCGCTGGACCCGCGCATGACCGTGGAGCGCAGCGTGGCCGAGCCGCTGGAACTGCTGGAGCGCATGCCGCGGCCGATGCGGCGCGAGCGGGTGCTGGAGATGCTGGAGGCGGTGGGCCTGTCGGCGGCCGACCTGGGCAAGTATCCGCACCAGTTCTCCGGCGGCCAGCGCCAGCGCATTGCCATCGCCCGCGCCCTGGTGACACGGCCGCGGCTGATCGTCGCCGACGAGCCGGTCAGCGCGCTGGACATGTCGGTCCAGGCCCAGGTCCTGAACCTGCTGCAGGACCTGCGCCAGCGCTTCGGCATGGCCCTGCTCTTGATCAGCCATGACCTGGCCGTGGTGGCCCAGCTGTGCGAGCAGCTGGCCGTGCTGCAGGCCGGCCGCATCGTCGAGCAGGGGCCGCTGGAGGAGTTGCTGGTCGCGCCCCAGCAGGCCTACACGCGGGAGCTGCTGACCGGACTCTGA